One segment of Agrococcus sp. ProA11 DNA contains the following:
- a CDS encoding LLM class flavin-dependent oxidoreductase produces MRKRIGFLSFGHYRDVPGSRVPTAGDSLRMHVDLAVAAEEAGVDGAWVRVHHFDQSLAAPYPLLAAMGARTSTLELGTGVIDMRYEQPLAMTELASAADLITNGRLQLGISRGSPERAVDGQERFGLGLGDAGDWSTEARTRAARLRRALRGEPQAHSARAAELGQGPDLPVEPHSPGLADRLWWGAGNHTSGLWAAEHGYRLLSSTLLLQDDGRPFHVQQADQVRAYRDAYAVGGHARQPRTAVTRSAFPIASDDDRRYFGLADQRADGVGHLDGSAARSGPTYAGDPEHVAQRLLADDAVQEADTVLFALPSQLGYDVNARLLASLGELARELGWHEG; encoded by the coding sequence ATGCGCAAACGCATCGGCTTCCTCTCGTTCGGGCACTATCGCGACGTGCCCGGCTCCCGCGTGCCCACGGCCGGAGATTCGCTGCGCATGCACGTCGACCTCGCTGTGGCGGCCGAGGAGGCCGGAGTCGACGGCGCCTGGGTGCGCGTGCACCACTTCGACCAGTCGCTCGCCGCGCCGTACCCGCTGCTTGCCGCGATGGGCGCGCGCACGTCGACGCTCGAGCTCGGCACCGGGGTGATCGACATGCGCTACGAACAGCCGCTGGCGATGACCGAGCTCGCGAGCGCCGCCGACCTCATCACGAACGGCCGGCTGCAACTGGGCATCTCGCGCGGCTCACCCGAGCGCGCGGTCGACGGCCAAGAGCGCTTCGGCCTCGGGCTTGGCGACGCGGGCGACTGGTCGACCGAGGCCCGCACCCGCGCCGCCCGCCTGCGGCGCGCCCTCCGCGGCGAGCCGCAGGCGCACTCGGCGCGCGCGGCCGAGCTCGGCCAAGGACCAGACCTGCCGGTCGAGCCGCACTCCCCCGGGCTGGCCGATCGCCTCTGGTGGGGCGCCGGCAACCACACCTCAGGGCTGTGGGCGGCCGAGCACGGCTACCGCCTGCTCTCCTCCACCCTGCTGCTGCAGGACGACGGCCGCCCCTTCCATGTGCAGCAGGCCGACCAGGTGCGCGCCTATCGCGACGCCTACGCCGTGGGCGGTCACGCACGGCAGCCGCGCACCGCCGTCACACGCAGCGCGTTCCCGATCGCGAGCGACGACGACCGCCGCTACTTCGGCCTCGCCGACCAGCGCGCGGACGGTGTCGGGCACCTCGACGGCAGCGCGGCGCGCAGCGGCCCGACCTACGCGGGCGACCCTGAGCACGTCGCCCAGCGGCTGCTCGCCGACGACGCCGTGCAGGAGGCCGACACCGTGCTCTTCGCGCTGCCGAGCCAGCTCGGCTACGACGTCAACGCGCGACTGCTCGCCTCACTCGGCGAGCTCGCCAGAGAGCTCGGCTGGCACGAGGGCTGA
- a CDS encoding DHA2 family efflux MFS transporter permease subunit codes for MRHAAAIGTQQADRHVRYRWWGLLAISLGVAIIIMDSTIVSVAVPAIVDDLGISSTEIQWVQEIYTLIFAALLLTWGRLADSVGRRRMMLLGIVVFVIASVLCALAENGSLLIAGRALQGLGGSMVLPTTLALLNANFHGRERGIAFAVWGSTIGGMAAIGPLAGGWLIEYASWRWAFGINVPVGVLIVAGVLLFVAESKEAASAKGRLDLGGALLTIIGFGALVFALIEGRSYGWWLAEEAAPFRIGELSPVPFAFLIAIVALTAFVFLERARTAAGKSVILDLSLFRIPSFANGNVTALIVSFGEFGLILSLPLWFQNVLGFTAFQAGLALVPLAAGSFLASGAVAQLSRRLSAVVVVRIGLGLEILAIATLALLIRPESTAWLTSPALFVYGMGVGLATAQLTSVVLADVPVERSGQGSATQSTARQTGSALGIAVLGTAFFSTLRFGTENRLVDAVAANPELQRVVDSVTASSGGTIGALAADPQTAVVADAARAAMTDGTSLAAWIAVAALVIGLLSSLRIRPAFDAPAPEVQKPPAAATDRSSRAE; via the coding sequence ATGCGTCACGCCGCTGCCATCGGCACCCAGCAGGCGGACCGCCACGTGCGCTACCGCTGGTGGGGGCTGCTCGCGATCAGCCTCGGCGTCGCGATCATCATCATGGACTCGACGATCGTGTCGGTTGCCGTGCCGGCCATCGTCGACGACCTGGGCATCTCGAGCACCGAGATCCAATGGGTGCAGGAGATCTACACGCTGATCTTCGCCGCCCTCCTGCTGACCTGGGGGCGTCTCGCCGACAGCGTCGGGCGCCGCCGCATGATGCTGCTCGGCATCGTCGTCTTCGTCATCGCCAGCGTGCTGTGCGCGCTGGCCGAGAATGGCTCGCTGCTGATCGCGGGCCGCGCGCTCCAGGGCCTTGGCGGCTCGATGGTGCTGCCGACCACGCTCGCGCTGCTGAACGCCAACTTCCACGGCCGCGAGCGGGGCATCGCGTTCGCCGTCTGGGGCTCCACCATCGGCGGCATGGCCGCCATCGGCCCGCTCGCCGGCGGCTGGCTCATCGAGTACGCCAGCTGGCGCTGGGCGTTCGGCATCAACGTGCCGGTCGGCGTGCTCATCGTCGCCGGCGTGCTGCTGTTCGTCGCGGAGTCGAAGGAGGCTGCGAGTGCCAAGGGGCGGCTCGACCTCGGCGGCGCCCTGCTGACCATCATCGGCTTCGGCGCGCTCGTGTTCGCGCTCATCGAGGGCCGCAGCTACGGCTGGTGGCTCGCGGAGGAGGCCGCACCGTTCCGCATCGGCGAGCTCTCGCCCGTGCCATTCGCGTTCCTCATCGCGATCGTCGCGCTCACCGCATTCGTGTTCCTGGAGCGCGCGCGCACCGCTGCAGGCAAGAGCGTGATCCTCGACTTGTCACTGTTCCGCATCCCCTCGTTCGCCAACGGCAACGTCACCGCGCTCATCGTCAGCTTCGGCGAGTTTGGGCTCATCCTGTCGCTGCCGCTGTGGTTCCAGAACGTGCTCGGCTTCACGGCGTTCCAGGCCGGCCTCGCGCTCGTGCCGCTCGCCGCCGGCTCATTCCTCGCCAGTGGCGCCGTCGCGCAGCTCTCGCGCAGGCTCTCCGCGGTGGTGGTCGTGCGCATCGGGCTCGGCCTCGAGATCCTCGCGATCGCAACGCTCGCGCTGCTCATCCGCCCCGAGAGCACCGCCTGGCTCACCTCTCCCGCACTGTTCGTCTACGGCATGGGGGTGGGGCTCGCGACCGCGCAGCTCACGAGCGTCGTGCTGGCGGATGTGCCGGTCGAGCGCAGCGGGCAGGGCTCGGCGACGCAGAGCACGGCGCGACAGACGGGCTCCGCGCTCGGGATCGCGGTGCTCGGCACCGCCTTCTTCAGCACGCTGCGCTTCGGCACGGAGAATCGGCTCGTCGACGCCGTGGCGGCCAACCCCGAGCTGCAGCGCGTCGTCGACTCGGTCACGGCGAGCTCCGGCGGCACGATCGGGGCGCTCGCGGCCGATCCGCAGACGGCCGTGGTCGCCGACGCCGCGCGCGCGGCGATGACCGATGGCACCTCGCTCGCGGCGTGGATCGCCGTGGCGGCCCTCGTCATCGGTCTGCTGTCGAGCCTGCGGATCCGCCCCGCGTTCGATGCCCCTGCACCCGAGGTGCAGAAGCCTCCGGCAGCGGCGACCGACCGGTCATCGCGCGCTGAGTGA
- a CDS encoding DUF805 domain-containing protein, whose amino-acid sequence MSSSTIAPVGQPLHGTSFGQAVARFFRGYVQFSGRASRSEFWWAMLFTTLVSLAVQIPFWIIWAVFMTRVVASAATTGGNPTGVTGMPQDLAGIMGGMLLAGGVLVLVSLALTLPSLAVMWRRLQDANFHGAFALLSLVSLGIVPLILCFFESNPEGIRFDPRFAGRGLAGYEQPPQYPNPVALHYGEPAQAYAQQSYGEQPYPEPYGQQPYPEQPDGQPYDQPYSAPYGQSTEESTGDRPYSQGYPQS is encoded by the coding sequence ATGAGTTCATCGACCATCGCGCCCGTCGGACAGCCGCTGCACGGCACCTCGTTCGGCCAGGCCGTCGCGCGCTTCTTCCGCGGCTACGTGCAGTTTTCGGGGCGCGCCAGTCGCAGCGAGTTCTGGTGGGCGATGCTGTTCACGACGCTCGTCTCACTCGCGGTGCAGATCCCGTTCTGGATCATCTGGGCCGTGTTCATGACGCGCGTGGTCGCGAGCGCCGCCACGACGGGCGGCAACCCGACCGGGGTCACCGGCATGCCACAGGACCTCGCGGGCATCATGGGCGGGATGCTGCTGGCGGGCGGCGTGCTGGTGCTGGTCTCGCTCGCCCTCACGCTGCCGTCTCTGGCAGTCATGTGGCGACGGCTGCAGGACGCGAACTTCCACGGGGCGTTCGCGCTGCTGTCGTTGGTCAGCTTGGGGATCGTGCCGCTCATCCTGTGCTTCTTCGAGTCGAACCCCGAGGGCATCCGATTCGACCCGCGCTTCGCGGGGAGGGGTCTCGCTGGCTACGAGCAGCCGCCGCAGTACCCGAATCCGGTTGCGCTGCACTACGGGGAACCCGCGCAGGCGTATGCGCAGCAGTCGTACGGAGAGCAGCCGTACCCGGAGCCGTACGGGCAGCAGCCGTACCCGGAGCAGCCCGACGGCCAGCCGTACGACCAGCCCTACAGCGCGCCCTACGGCCAGTCGACCGAGGAGTCGACCGGCGACCGCCCCTACAGCCAGGGCTATCCGCAGTCCTGA
- a CDS encoding alpha/beta hydrolase — MDAQRSHEVITDDGVAIRATVLGQGPPLVLLQGVMGDGDVDWRALAPLLATRFTCHMPSMRGRGRSDDHPNVQLDRISADYAAYIESLGEPTALVGWSAGAGHALGLASRLDAVAATASYEPVASMLMNEDDRAALIGSLGRGRELVEQGDLPGAMRAIAAFPFTPDDIAAADDAGYFEATARYTPHLLEVFAQLADYRGRMPEEPEVLGAIRAPVLVLHGSQTGTFMQASAQHVIDHVRDARAVTIPGAGHTGPLTHPEAIAEQLFRFFEPVFADG; from the coding sequence ATGGATGCGCAGCGAAGCCACGAGGTCATCACCGACGACGGGGTCGCGATCCGCGCGACCGTGCTGGGTCAAGGACCGCCGTTGGTGCTGCTGCAGGGGGTGATGGGCGACGGTGACGTCGACTGGCGAGCACTCGCGCCGCTCCTTGCGACGCGGTTCACGTGTCACATGCCGAGCATGCGCGGTCGGGGTCGCAGCGACGATCACCCGAACGTGCAGCTCGACCGGATCAGTGCGGACTACGCCGCCTACATCGAGAGCCTCGGGGAACCGACGGCGCTCGTCGGATGGTCCGCCGGCGCCGGTCACGCCCTCGGTTTGGCGTCGCGCTTGGATGCGGTCGCTGCGACAGCCTCATACGAGCCGGTCGCGAGCATGCTGATGAACGAGGATGACCGCGCGGCACTGATCGGCAGCCTCGGTCGCGGCCGCGAGCTGGTCGAGCAGGGTGACCTGCCGGGAGCGATGCGCGCGATCGCCGCGTTCCCCTTCACCCCCGACGACATCGCAGCCGCGGACGACGCGGGCTACTTCGAGGCCACGGCCCGCTACACACCCCACCTCCTGGAGGTCTTCGCGCAGCTCGCGGACTACCGCGGCCGCATGCCGGAGGAACCGGAGGTGCTCGGCGCCATCCGTGCGCCCGTGCTCGTGCTGCATGGCTCGCAAACGGGGACGTTCATGCAGGCCAGCGCGCAGCACGTGATCGATCACGTGCGCGACGCGCGTGCAGTCACGATCCCCGGCGCTGGCCATACGGGCCCGTTGACGCATCCCGAGGCGATCGCTGAGCAGCTCTTCCGGTTCTTCGAGCCCGTCTTCGCCGACGGCTGA
- a CDS encoding dicarboxylate/amino acid:cation symporter, with protein sequence MLGSFGFQITAALVLGVLLGLVARQLGPGADEAPNALAATLATIGSSYVALLKTAVVPLILTAIIASIAQLRKVQNAARLAGQTLLWFAITAAIAVSIGITLGTTLQPGSRIDTGALETAEPSRVGGWWDFLAGLVPQNFLGLTVSTRVSDTGDVSSSVGFNVLQVIVIAAAIGIAALKLGKRAEPFLDFTQSALKVIQKVLWWIIRIAPIGTVGLLGNAVVQYGWEKLGTLAWFVAAVYLGLAIVLFVVYPVLIKTHGLSVRKYFSGVWPAVQLGFVSRSSMGTLPLTQRVTERNLGVPREYASFAVPFGSTTKMDGCAAIYPAIAAIFVAQFFGIELTLIQYVLIAFVSIVGSAATAGTTGATVMLTLTLSTLGLPLEGVGLLLAVDPILDMGRTAVNVAGQALVPTIVAKREGILDVELYHADRGDGPFIDDADDELEAGTDGAADAGNPDSRREPVPAV encoded by the coding sequence CTGCTCGGCTCATTCGGCTTCCAGATCACCGCCGCGCTCGTGCTCGGCGTGCTGCTCGGGCTCGTCGCCCGGCAGCTCGGACCCGGCGCCGATGAGGCTCCCAACGCGCTCGCGGCGACCCTAGCCACCATCGGCTCCAGCTACGTTGCGCTGCTGAAGACCGCGGTCGTGCCGCTCATCCTCACCGCGATCATCGCCTCGATCGCGCAGCTGCGGAAGGTGCAGAACGCCGCGCGGCTCGCCGGCCAGACCCTGCTCTGGTTCGCGATCACCGCCGCCATCGCCGTCTCCATCGGCATCACGCTCGGTACCACGCTGCAGCCGGGATCCCGCATCGACACCGGCGCCCTCGAGACCGCGGAGCCCAGCCGGGTCGGCGGCTGGTGGGACTTCCTGGCCGGCCTCGTGCCGCAGAACTTCCTCGGCCTGACCGTCTCGACGCGCGTCTCCGACACCGGCGACGTCTCCTCGAGCGTCGGCTTCAACGTGCTGCAGGTGATCGTGATCGCGGCCGCGATCGGCATCGCCGCGCTCAAGCTCGGCAAGCGGGCGGAGCCGTTCCTCGACTTCACGCAGTCGGCGCTGAAGGTCATCCAGAAGGTGCTGTGGTGGATCATCCGCATCGCCCCCATCGGCACCGTCGGCCTGCTCGGCAACGCGGTCGTGCAGTACGGCTGGGAGAAGCTCGGCACCCTCGCCTGGTTCGTCGCCGCCGTCTACCTCGGCCTCGCGATCGTGCTGTTCGTCGTCTACCCGGTGCTCATCAAGACGCACGGCCTCTCGGTGCGCAAGTACTTCTCGGGCGTGTGGCCCGCGGTGCAGCTCGGCTTCGTGAGCCGCTCATCGATGGGCACGCTGCCGCTCACGCAGCGGGTCACCGAGCGCAACCTCGGCGTGCCGCGTGAGTACGCGTCGTTCGCCGTGCCGTTCGGCTCCACCACGAAGATGGATGGCTGCGCTGCGATCTACCCGGCGATCGCCGCGATCTTCGTCGCCCAGTTCTTCGGCATCGAGCTCACGCTCATCCAGTACGTGCTGATCGCGTTCGTCTCGATCGTCGGCTCTGCAGCGACGGCCGGCACGACCGGCGCGACGGTGATGCTCACGCTCACGCTGTCAACGCTCGGCCTGCCGCTCGAGGGCGTCGGCCTGCTGCTGGCCGTCGACCCGATCCTCGACATGGGTCGCACCGCGGTCAACGTCGCCGGCCAGGCACTCGTGCCGACGATCGTCGCCAAGCGCGAGGGCATCCTCGATGTGGAGCTGTACCACGCCGACCGCGGCGACGGTCCGTTCATCGACGACGCCGACGACGAGCTCGAGGCCGGCACGGACGGCGCCGCCGACGCTGGGAACCCGGACTCGCGGCGCGAGCCCGTGCCCGCCGTCTGA
- a CDS encoding type 1 glutamine amidotransferase domain-containing protein codes for MADITGKKVAFVLTNGFEDSELTSPWDAVQGAGGSATLIAPEAGEVEGKKGHTQSVDAVVADVAASDFDALVLPGGVVNADHLRMDEDAVALVRGFVEAGKPIGVICHGSWILIEAGAVDGRTITSYPSLKTDLQNAGATWVDQEVVTDQGLVSSRTPDDLPAFNAKILEEFAEGVHAG; via the coding sequence ATGGCAGACATCACCGGCAAGAAGGTCGCGTTCGTGCTCACGAACGGGTTCGAGGATTCCGAGCTCACCAGCCCGTGGGATGCGGTGCAGGGCGCGGGAGGATCGGCGACGCTGATCGCGCCCGAGGCTGGCGAGGTGGAGGGCAAGAAGGGCCACACGCAGTCGGTCGACGCGGTCGTTGCAGATGTCGCGGCATCCGACTTCGACGCCCTGGTGCTGCCGGGTGGCGTCGTGAACGCCGATCACCTGCGGATGGATGAGGACGCCGTCGCGCTGGTGCGCGGCTTCGTCGAAGCGGGCAAGCCGATCGGCGTGATCTGCCACGGCTCCTGGATCCTCATCGAGGCCGGCGCGGTCGACGGTCGCACCATCACCAGCTACCCGAGCCTCAAGACCGATCTGCAGAACGCCGGCGCCACCTGGGTCGACCAGGAGGTCGTGACGGATCAGGGGCTCGTGTCGAGCCGCACGCCGGATGACCTGCCGGCGTTCAACGCGAAGATCCTGGAGGAGTTCGCGGAGGGCGTGCACGCAGGCTGA
- a CDS encoding ATP-dependent Clp protease ATP-binding subunit yields MAAIYGPIGDGSYEDFIARMLQGQRLPAQRSVDLTRLVSRRMSSVIATAIEYAREHKHAEVDALHLLHALLELPQVAAAAAGARADVDALRTSIEDRMPADGERETQGPPSLTASAQRALRDAYQIARANGSSYIDPEHLFFAFLMAGDSAVGALLQEAGISQESLQRAATEARQHAIEGQQGQQPSKAVDVNSTTPTLDEFGIDLTQRARDGKLDPVIGRADEIEQTIEILSRRSKNNPVLIGEAGVGKTAIVEGLARAIVEGGVPKSLKGKRVVGLDLTAMVAGTRYRGDFEERITKAMDEITEHRDELIVFIDELHSILGAGGGGDGGMDAANILKPRLARGELHMIGATTLAEFRRIEKDAALTRRFQPVMVAEPSVEDAVAILDGLKGAYEEHHRVSYTDDAVRAAVELSHRYISDRFLPDKAIDLIDQAGARLRLRLGAKVDVDALTKERDHLIDEKQQAVEAEEFEEAMRLRDRIAAIEAAIDSGSGEDGVVDEEEIAEVVARATGIPASRLTEGDRQRLAVLEDELHHRVVGQDDAVEAVAKAVRRSRSGLGDQGRPIGSFLFLGPTGVGKTELAKSLADSLFGSEGALVRFDMSEFGERHTVARLIGAPPGYVGYNEAGQLTERIRRQPYAVVLLDEIEKAHPDVFNLLLQVLEDGRLTDGQGRTVDFRNTVVIMTSNLGGEFLASKSGPVGFHAGDGSGSAAELRAKVMGKLREQMRPELINRIDEIVLFQKLEAGELRRIVALLLDRVRDRLHAQDLELEVTDAALTWLAEHGYEPEFGARPLRRLIQREVEDRVADLIVGGLEHGTVRVDVEGDALSVTASEAPAAATAQ; encoded by the coding sequence ATGGCAGCGATCTACGGACCCATCGGCGACGGCTCCTACGAGGATTTCATCGCCCGGATGCTGCAGGGGCAGCGCCTGCCCGCGCAGCGGTCCGTCGACCTCACGCGCTTGGTGTCGAGGCGGATGAGCTCCGTGATCGCCACCGCGATCGAGTACGCCCGCGAGCACAAGCACGCGGAGGTCGACGCGCTGCACCTCCTGCACGCCCTGCTTGAGCTGCCGCAGGTCGCCGCCGCCGCAGCGGGGGCGCGCGCCGACGTCGACGCGCTGCGCACGAGCATCGAGGATCGGATGCCGGCCGACGGCGAGCGCGAGACGCAGGGCCCGCCGTCACTGACCGCATCCGCCCAGCGCGCCCTCCGCGACGCGTACCAGATCGCGCGCGCCAACGGCTCGAGCTACATCGACCCCGAGCACCTCTTCTTCGCCTTCCTCATGGCGGGCGACAGCGCCGTCGGCGCGCTGCTGCAGGAGGCGGGCATCTCGCAGGAGTCGCTGCAGCGCGCGGCGACGGAGGCGAGGCAGCACGCCATCGAGGGGCAGCAGGGCCAGCAGCCGTCGAAGGCGGTCGATGTGAACTCCACGACGCCGACGCTCGACGAGTTCGGCATCGACCTCACGCAGCGCGCTCGCGACGGGAAGCTCGACCCGGTGATCGGCCGCGCCGACGAGATCGAGCAGACGATCGAGATCCTCTCCCGCCGCTCGAAGAACAACCCCGTGCTGATCGGCGAGGCCGGCGTCGGCAAGACCGCGATCGTCGAGGGGCTCGCCCGCGCGATCGTCGAGGGCGGTGTGCCCAAGTCGCTGAAGGGCAAGCGTGTGGTCGGGCTCGACCTCACCGCGATGGTGGCGGGCACGCGCTACCGCGGCGACTTCGAGGAGCGCATCACGAAGGCGATGGATGAGATCACCGAGCACAGGGACGAGCTGATCGTCTTCATCGATGAGCTGCACTCGATCCTGGGCGCGGGTGGCGGCGGTGACGGCGGCATGGACGCGGCGAACATCCTCAAGCCGCGCCTGGCGCGCGGCGAGCTGCACATGATCGGGGCGACCACGCTGGCGGAGTTCCGCCGCATCGAGAAGGATGCCGCGCTCACGCGCCGCTTCCAGCCCGTCATGGTCGCCGAGCCCTCGGTCGAGGACGCCGTGGCCATCCTCGACGGGCTCAAGGGCGCCTACGAGGAGCACCACCGCGTGAGCTACACCGACGACGCGGTCCGCGCCGCCGTCGAGCTCTCGCACCGCTACATCTCCGACCGCTTCCTGCCCGACAAGGCCATCGACCTGATCGATCAGGCTGGCGCGCGCCTGCGCCTGCGCCTCGGCGCGAAGGTCGACGTTGATGCGCTGACGAAGGAGCGCGACCACCTCATCGACGAGAAGCAGCAAGCGGTCGAGGCCGAGGAGTTCGAGGAGGCGATGCGGCTGCGCGACCGCATCGCGGCCATCGAGGCCGCGATCGATTCCGGCTCCGGTGAGGACGGCGTGGTCGACGAGGAGGAGATCGCCGAGGTCGTGGCGCGCGCCACGGGCATCCCAGCATCGCGCCTCACCGAGGGCGACCGGCAGCGGCTGGCCGTCCTCGAGGATGAGCTGCACCACCGCGTCGTCGGACAGGATGACGCCGTCGAGGCCGTCGCCAAGGCAGTGCGGCGTTCGCGGTCGGGCCTGGGCGATCAGGGTCGACCCATCGGCTCGTTCCTATTCCTCGGCCCCACCGGCGTCGGCAAGACCGAGCTGGCGAAGTCGCTCGCCGACAGCCTGTTCGGCTCGGAGGGCGCGCTCGTTCGGTTCGACATGTCGGAGTTCGGCGAGCGGCACACGGTCGCGCGCCTCATCGGCGCCCCTCCCGGCTACGTCGGCTACAACGAGGCGGGCCAGCTGACCGAGCGCATCCGCCGGCAGCCCTATGCGGTGGTGCTGCTCGACGAGATCGAGAAGGCGCACCCGGATGTCTTCAACCTGCTGCTGCAGGTGCTGGAGGACGGCCGCCTCACCGACGGGCAGGGACGCACCGTCGACTTCCGCAACACCGTGGTCATCATGACCAGCAACCTGGGCGGCGAGTTCCTCGCCTCGAAGTCGGGCCCGGTCGGGTTCCACGCCGGCGACGGCTCGGGCAGCGCCGCGGAGCTGCGCGCGAAGGTGATGGGCAAGCTGCGCGAGCAGATGCGCCCCGAGCTCATCAACCGCATCGACGAGATCGTGCTGTTCCAGAAGCTCGAAGCCGGGGAGCTGCGCCGAATCGTCGCGCTGCTGCTCGACCGCGTGCGCGACCGCCTGCACGCGCAGGATCTCGAGCTCGAGGTGACCGATGCTGCGCTCACCTGGCTGGCGGAGCACGGGTACGAGCCCGAGTTCGGCGCGCGGCCGCTGCGCAGGCTCATCCAGCGCGAGGTCGAGGATCGGGTCGCCGACCTCATCGTCGGCGGGCTCGAGCACGGCACCGTGCGCGTCGACGTCGAGGGCGATGCGCTGTCGGTGACCGCGAGCGAGGCGCCGGCCGCGGCCACCGCACAGTAG
- the nagB gene encoding glucosamine-6-phosphate deaminase, with protein sequence MEVVITDADAIGALVADEVQALLERKADAVLGLATGSSPLRVYDELAARVDAGSLSFARARGFTLDEYVGLPEGDPRSYRAVIDEELVSRVDFAPGAVRGPDGTAADLDAACVDYERRIAGAGGIDLQILGVGTTGHIAFNEPSSSLASRTRVKTLTAQTRRDNARFFDGDIDAVPRHCLTQGLGTILESRQAVLIATGSAKAAAVREMVEGSISARWPCTALQLHPNVTVYLDEAAAAELELADYYREVVAHRSAVQ encoded by the coding sequence ATGGAAGTTGTGATCACCGATGCCGATGCGATCGGCGCGCTCGTCGCCGACGAGGTGCAGGCGCTGCTTGAGCGCAAGGCCGACGCGGTGCTCGGGCTGGCGACCGGATCCAGCCCGCTGCGGGTCTACGACGAGCTCGCCGCGCGCGTGGACGCGGGCTCGCTCTCGTTCGCCCGCGCTCGCGGCTTCACGCTCGACGAGTACGTCGGGCTGCCCGAGGGCGATCCTCGCTCGTATCGCGCGGTCATCGACGAGGAACTCGTCTCCCGTGTCGACTTCGCCCCGGGGGCGGTGCGCGGCCCCGACGGCACCGCCGCCGACCTCGACGCCGCCTGCGTCGACTACGAGCGACGCATCGCCGGGGCCGGGGGCATCGATCTGCAGATCCTCGGCGTCGGCACGACCGGCCACATCGCGTTCAACGAGCCCTCCTCGTCGTTGGCCTCGCGCACGCGCGTGAAGACGCTCACCGCCCAGACGCGGCGCGACAACGCCCGCTTCTTCGATGGCGACATCGACGCCGTGCCGCGGCACTGTCTCACGCAGGGGCTCGGGACGATCCTCGAATCCCGGCAGGCGGTGCTGATCGCAACCGGGTCGGCCAAGGCCGCCGCCGTGCGCGAGATGGTCGAGGGCTCGATCTCGGCACGCTGGCCCTGCACGGCGCTGCAGCTGCATCCGAACGTCACGGTGTACCTCGACGAGGCCGCCGCTGCCGAGCTCGAGCTCGCCGACTACTACCGCGAGGTGGTGGCGCACCGCAGCGCGGTGCAGTGA
- a CDS encoding FAD-dependent oxidoreductase codes for MGERIAVIGAGVIGMSIAHELGDRDVTVLHDQDPLETTSAVAGALWFPYAAESSATVDAMLSASLQRFIAIAAEHADAGVDLRSGIVIERSPQPDRAWTAQLQAAEVDASELPAGATGLRTIVPLATMTEYLPWLRAQCEERGVRFERRVVDDVDALTGEFDTVIVAAGARGGTLLGDDESVVPIRGQVVRVERRGMAEFVLDDANPAGLVYVLPRRDCVVLGGTNEPGETDVEPDPAVEAAIIERCTALVPALAGARVLSRAVGLRPGREKLRIEEVPGRGPRVIAAYGHGGSGMTLSWGTAERVVALLA; via the coding sequence ATGGGCGAGCGGATCGCAGTGATCGGGGCGGGCGTGATCGGCATGTCGATCGCGCACGAGCTTGGCGATCGCGACGTCACCGTGCTGCACGACCAGGACCCGCTCGAGACCACCTCCGCGGTCGCGGGCGCCCTGTGGTTCCCCTACGCAGCCGAGTCGTCGGCGACGGTCGACGCGATGCTCAGCGCATCGCTGCAGCGCTTCATCGCCATCGCGGCAGAGCACGCGGATGCCGGCGTCGACCTGCGCAGCGGCATCGTCATCGAGCGCTCGCCGCAACCGGACCGCGCGTGGACCGCGCAGCTGCAGGCGGCCGAGGTCGACGCATCCGAGCTGCCGGCCGGGGCCACCGGGCTGCGCACGATCGTGCCGCTGGCGACCATGACCGAGTACCTGCCGTGGCTGCGCGCGCAGTGCGAGGAGCGGGGCGTGCGCTTCGAGCGTCGCGTCGTCGACGATGTGGACGCGCTGACCGGGGAGTTCGACACCGTGATCGTCGCCGCGGGCGCACGCGGCGGCACGCTGCTGGGCGACGACGAGAGCGTCGTGCCGATCCGCGGTCAGGTCGTGCGCGTCGAGCGCCGCGGCATGGCGGAGTTCGTGCTCGACGATGCGAACCCTGCAGGGCTCGTCTACGTGCTCCCGCGCCGCGACTGCGTCGTCCTGGGGGGCACCAACGAACCGGGCGAGACGGATGTCGAGCCGGACCCGGCCGTCGAGGCCGCGATCATCGAGCGCTGCACGGCGCTCGTACCGGCCCTCGCCGGCGCTCGCGTCCTCTCGCGCGCCGTCGGGCTCCGGCCGGGCCGAGAGAAGCTGCGCATCGAGGAGGTACCCGGCCGGGGGCCGCGCGTCATCGCAGCGTACGGGCACGGCGGTTCGGGCATGACGCTGTCCTGGGGCACGGCGGAGCGGGTGGTGGCGCTGCTCGCGTGA